Proteins from a genomic interval of Lolium perenne isolate Kyuss_39 chromosome 1, Kyuss_2.0, whole genome shotgun sequence:
- the LOC127305698 gene encoding nicotianamine synthase-like 5 protein: protein MEDQNLEVCKLVEKISRLHAAISKLPSLSPSPEVDALFTELVATCVPSSPVDVTKLSPEAQEMREELIRLCSAAEGHLEAHYSDILTAFDSPLDHLDRFPYYENYVNLSKLEHGFLARHAAAPARVAFIGSGPLPFSSLFLATNHLRGTRFDNYDRCAASNDRARRLVAAAEEGVRARMAFHTADVADLTAEELGSYDVVFLAALVGMASEEKAEAIAHLGKRMADGAALVVRSAHGARAFLYPVVDLDDIRRGGFEVLAVYHPTGDEVFNSFIVARKVEISGTK, encoded by the coding sequence ATGGAGGACCAAAACCTAGAGGTGTGTAAGCTAGTGGAGAAGATCTCCCGTCTCCACGCAGCCATCTCAAAGCTGCCATCGCTAAGTCCGTCCCCTGAGGTCGACGCTCTGTTCACGGAGCTCGTCGCGACGTGCGTCCCGTCAAGCCCGGTTGACGTGACCAAGCTCAGCCCAGAGGCGCAGGAGATGCGGGAGGAGCTCATCCGCCTCTGCTCCGCCGCCGAGGGGCACCTGGAGGCGCACTACTCCGACATCCTCACGGCCTTCGACAGCCCGCTCGACCACCTCGACCGCTTCCCCTACTACGAGAACTACGTCAACCTGAGCAAGCTGGAGCACGGGTTCCTGGCGCGCCACGCGGCGGCGCCGGCCCGGGTGGCGTTCATCGGGTCAGGCCCGCTGCCGTTCAGCTCGCTCTTCCTCGCGACGAACCACCTGCGGGGCACCCGGTTCGACAACTACGACCGGTGCGCCGCGTCCAACGACCGGGCGAGGAggctggtggcggcggcggaggagggcgtGCGCGCGCGCATGGCGTTCCACACGGCCGACGTCGCGGACCTCACGGCGGAGGAACTCGGCTCGTACGACGTGGTTTTCCTGGCGGCGCTCGTGGGCATGGCTTCCGAGGAGAAGGCCGAGGCCATAGCGCACCTGGGGAAACGCATGGCGGACGGGGCCGCGCTCGTCGTACGGAGCGCGCACGGGGCGCGAGCGTTCCTGTATCCTGTTGTGGACCTCGATGATATCAGGCGCGGCGGGTTTGAGGTTCTGGCCGTGTACCACCCTACCGGCGATGAGGTGTTCAACTCGTTCATCGTTGCTCGCAAGGTAGAGATATCCGGCACAAAATGA